One window of the Rosa rugosa chromosome 3, drRosRugo1.1, whole genome shotgun sequence genome contains the following:
- the LOC133735179 gene encoding DNA polymerase zeta processivity subunit-like: protein MDGENIPGPTSQTLVLPILPPCHGRCSCAWATSIWRGQHSQDETAQILVELLEVAITSIVFLKGIYPAGAFERRKYMNLVVHRTRHPELRDYIHSAVSGLLPFIKRLLLVVIIAEILKNKIGC, encoded by the exons ATGGACGGCGAGAACATTCCGGGCCCAACTTCCCAAACCCTAGTGCTCCCAATTCTTCCACCATGCCATGGACGGTGTAGCTGTGCCTGGGCTACTTCAATTTGGCGTGGGCAACACAGTCAAG ATGAAACCGCTCAGATTCTGGTTGAGTTATTGGAGGTGGCAATCACATCAATCGTTTTCCTGAAAGGAATTTATCCTGCAG GTGCTTTTGAGAGAAGGAAGTACATGAATTTGGTTGTTCATAGAACTCGGCACCCTGAGCTCAGAGATTATATCCATTCTGCTGTCTCAGGACTTCTTCCTTTTATCAAAAGG CTATTGCTAGTTGTTATCATTGCTGAGATTCTGAAGAACAAGATTGGCTGTTGA